ATGCCCAGCTCCTGCATTAAACGAAGTACCTTCTTGTGATTAACCACGAGGCCATGCTGGCGATACAACTCATCCTGTACGCGCCGGTAGCCCACAGTCTTGTTACGGCGTTCAAATATAGCTGTAATTTGACGTTTCAGATCTTCGCTAGGATCATGGTTGCTTCTTTTCAGATAGCTGTAGTATCCACTACGACTGATACCAAGGTATTGGCATAATCCTTTTATGCTTTGTCTGTTCTTCATTTGGTCGA
This is a stretch of genomic DNA from Paenibacillus sp. sptzw28. It encodes these proteins:
- a CDS encoding IS3 family transposase, whose protein sequence is MKNRQSIKGLCQYLGISRSGYYSYLKRSNHDPSEDLKRQITAIFERRNKTVGYRRVQDELYRQHGLVVNHKKVLRLMQELGIQLLSVANMFTEQVSKQR